Proteins encoded by one window of Rouxiella chamberiensis:
- a CDS encoding dipeptide ABC transporter ATP-binding protein has protein sequence MTLNSHAPSALLVVEDLQVDFLQPQGTVAAVKNISFQVNPGEIVALVGESGSGKSVTARTLVGLAGESARVTARSLSLTCHDGTRKDLLKQEAADWQKLRGREIGFVLQDALVSLDPLRTIGREVAEPMLIHKGHPRGEITSRVEALLHQVGIPDPQNRMQQYPHELSGGLRQRALIASALAAGPQLLIADEPTTALDVTVQQRILDIFRQLAQAGHGVLLITHDLAVVAQVADRIVVMQQGEGVESGPAAQVLASPAHPYTRRLLAAIPGADTRGRWLAGESPLPDVPLTAQENDNQRRRNPFVSALDVRNVSVDFSLPNGVKHNAVNHVSLQLAWGETLGLVGESGSGKTTLGKVVLALQKAQHGEVWLAGNPWSRLREAERRPVRGRIQTITQDPLGSFDPQYTVEQIIQQPLKLRGKLSSSALRARTLELVNLVGLNVDLLKRRPQALSGGQRQRVSIAQALASNPEILVCDEPVSALDVTTQAQVLDLLIALQRKLGLAMLFISHDLGVVQHMSHRIAVMKAGQIVETGTTEEILGSPKHPYTQTLLASVIAA, from the coding sequence ATGACCTTGAATTCTCATGCCCCCTCTGCGCTGCTTGTCGTCGAGGATCTGCAGGTCGATTTCCTTCAGCCTCAAGGCACCGTCGCTGCGGTGAAAAACATTTCGTTTCAGGTGAATCCGGGTGAAATCGTCGCGCTGGTCGGCGAATCAGGTTCGGGGAAATCGGTCACGGCCCGCACGTTGGTCGGGCTGGCGGGCGAGTCCGCTCGTGTCACGGCACGCAGCCTGTCGCTCACCTGTCACGACGGAACGCGAAAAGATCTGCTGAAACAGGAGGCGGCCGACTGGCAAAAACTGCGCGGCCGTGAAATCGGCTTTGTGTTGCAGGATGCGCTGGTGTCGCTGGACCCGCTGCGAACCATTGGCCGCGAAGTCGCCGAACCCATGCTTATCCATAAAGGTCATCCACGCGGCGAAATTACTTCTCGCGTCGAGGCCTTGCTGCATCAGGTCGGCATACCCGACCCACAAAATCGCATGCAGCAATATCCGCACGAGCTGTCGGGTGGCCTGCGCCAGCGGGCGCTGATTGCCTCGGCACTGGCGGCGGGTCCGCAACTGCTGATTGCCGACGAACCAACCACCGCGCTGGACGTGACCGTACAACAGCGCATTCTGGATATTTTTCGCCAACTTGCGCAGGCGGGTCACGGCGTGCTGCTTATCACTCATGACCTCGCCGTCGTGGCGCAGGTCGCCGATCGAATCGTGGTGATGCAACAGGGCGAAGGGGTTGAGAGCGGTCCGGCGGCGCAGGTGCTGGCCTCGCCTGCGCACCCTTATACGCGCCGTCTGCTTGCGGCCATTCCCGGTGCCGACACGCGAGGTCGCTGGCTGGCCGGTGAGTCGCCGTTGCCCGATGTGCCGTTGACCGCTCAGGAAAATGACAATCAGCGTCGCCGCAATCCGTTTGTCAGTGCGCTGGATGTGCGCAATGTTTCCGTGGATTTCAGTCTTCCGAACGGCGTGAAACACAACGCCGTCAATCATGTTTCGTTGCAGCTCGCATGGGGCGAAACGCTGGGTCTGGTCGGCGAGTCGGGGTCAGGGAAAACGACTTTGGGCAAAGTGGTGCTGGCACTGCAAAAGGCGCAGCACGGCGAGGTCTGGCTGGCCGGAAATCCCTGGAGCCGTCTGCGCGAGGCGGAGCGCCGCCCTGTACGTGGCCGTATTCAGACCATCACCCAAGACCCGCTTGGCTCGTTTGACCCGCAATATACGGTGGAGCAGATTATCCAGCAGCCGCTTAAACTGCGCGGCAAACTGTCTTCCTCGGCGCTGCGGGCCAGAACGCTGGAGCTGGTCAACCTGGTCGGCCTGAATGTGGACTTGCTCAAACGGCGGCCGCAGGCGTTGTCGGGCGGTCAGCGGCAGCGGGTGTCTATCGCGCAGGCGCTGGCGTCCAATCCCGAGATTCTGGTCTGTGACGAGCCGGTTTCGGCGCTGGATGTCACCACGCAGGCGCAGGTGCTGGACTTGCTTATCGCGTTACAGCGCAAGCTGGGTCTGGCCATGCTGTTTATCTCGCACGATTTGGGCGTGGTGCAGCACATGAGTCACCGAATTGCGGTGATGAAGGCCGGGCAAATTGTCGAAACAGGCACGACCGAGGAAATTCTGGGTTCACCGAAACATCCTTATACGCAGACATTGTTGGCGAGCGTGATTGCGGCTTGA
- a CDS encoding gluconate 2-dehydrogenase subunit 3 family protein has protein sequence MNRREALFSISSLVATLTVAPKLNAKELHNVPLETKLNADGVPGSAMQGGYRVLTNETDRKNLAAICDRLIPADEHGPSASQEGAIEFIDDQLAGNYGAGSAMYLVGPLRPENEEKIMGAPQFLTSPRERYMTGLRALEAWAQVNHKASLHTLTAEQLDAFLTDMEAGKINLGADVNSQAFFELMLQNVRESYLADPIYGGNKTMAGWKMIGFPGARYDYRQYIDRRGENLKLIPVSLIPKD, from the coding sequence ATGAACCGAAGAGAAGCGCTCTTTTCCATCAGTTCACTGGTGGCGACGTTAACCGTCGCGCCAAAGCTGAATGCCAAAGAGCTGCACAATGTTCCGCTCGAAACCAAACTCAATGCCGATGGCGTGCCCGGTTCCGCCATGCAGGGCGGCTATCGCGTTTTGACCAACGAGACAGACAGAAAGAATCTGGCCGCTATCTGTGACCGGCTGATCCCGGCCGACGAACATGGTCCTTCCGCCAGTCAGGAAGGCGCCATCGAGTTTATCGACGATCAGCTCGCAGGCAACTACGGCGCAGGATCTGCAATGTATCTGGTCGGTCCGTTGCGTCCGGAAAACGAAGAAAAAATCATGGGTGCGCCCCAGTTTCTTACCTCTCCTCGCGAACGTTACATGACAGGCCTCAGAGCGCTCGAAGCCTGGGCGCAGGTTAATCATAAGGCCTCGCTGCATACGCTGACGGCAGAACAGCTCGACGCATTCCTCACCGACATGGAAGCCGGAAAAATCAATCTCGGTGCCGACGTCAACAGTCAGGCCTTCTTCGAACTGATGCTGCAAAACGTGCGTGAGAGTTATTTGGCCGACCCGATTTACGGCGGCAATAAAACCATGGCGGGCTGGAAAATGATTGGCTTCCCCGGTGCGCGTTATGACTACCGTCAATATATTGACCGTCGCGGCGAAAACTTAAAATTAATTCCCGTAAGCCTTATTCCAAAAGATTGA